From one Humulus lupulus chromosome 8, drHumLupu1.1, whole genome shotgun sequence genomic stretch:
- the LOC133797448 gene encoding protein TILLER ANGLE CONTROL 1 isoform X2, giving the protein MKLFNWVHKRFHHDPLPKDHEFAQKVEKKRDELLHSNDKDTQALLKKVVLIDALDGWKDGILAIGTFGFDPLKPFNQQYSQKEYLVLESEQEDDDDEAESQEFSLDDEDSDDDDEEDSDDTCADRDEEVNPLMFSSALGHSFKEVITSDQKNDQHVLLSLDGVSLASKDQELAAQVNQSVLSEEKKKAGRTTLADLFLADGDVKMKIDSGKVLAEESINKKTNVRTKKSLSFAKKLIPRVKEEASPIKNLQRLMRRMLKRKIHPEALDAKMNKSEGQKATGGIELVTNTPKKASESVSLLAMQGITI; this is encoded by the exons ATGAAG TTATTCAACTGGGTTCATAAAAGGTTTCATCATGATCCTCTCCCAAAGG ATCATGAGTTTGCTCAAAAAGtggaaaagaaaagagatgaactACTCCATAGCAATGACAAGGACACTCAAGCATTACTCAAAAAGGTTGTCCTTATCGATGCGCTTGATGGTTGGAAAGATGGCATTTTAGCAATCGGCACGTTTGGGTTCGATCCTCTAAAACCATTCAACCAGCAATATTCACAGAAAGAGTATCTGGTTCTGGAAAGCGAGCAGGAAGACGATGATGACGAAGCAGAGAGCCAAGAATTTTCACTCGACGACGAAGACAGTGATGACGATGATGAAGAAGACAGTGACGACACTTGTGCTGATCGGGATGAGGAAGTAAACCCTTTGATGTTCTCATCAGCTCTGGGACACAGTTTTAAGGAAGTCATAACCTCTGATCAGAAAAACGACCAGCATGTTCTTCTGTCACTTGACGGTGTTTCTTTGGCTTCGAAAGACCAAGAACTCGCCGCTCAAGTGAACCAATCCGTTCTGAGCgaagagaagaagaaagctgGAAGAACAACACTGGCAGACTTGTTTTTGGCCGATGGTGATGTTAAAATGAAGATTGATTCTGGGAAAGTTTTGGCTGAAGAATCCATTAATAAAAAAACGAATGTTCGAACCAAGAAAAGCCTCTCTTTTGCTAAGAAGCTCATTCCTCGAGTCAAGGAGGAGGCAAGTCCAATTAAGAATCTACAACGA CTGATGCGGAGGATGTTGAAGAGGAAGATTCATCCAGAGGCACTCGATGCCAAGATGAACAAATCAGAGGGTCAGAAAGCAACTGGTGGAATAGAACTTGTCACCAACACGCCAAAGAAAGCCTCCGAATCAGTGTCTTTGCTCGCAATGCAAG GTATCACAATCTGA
- the LOC133797448 gene encoding protein TILLER ANGLE CONTROL 1 isoform X1, translating to MKLFNWVHKRFHHDPLPKDHEFAQKVEKKRDELLHSNDKDTQALLKKVVLIDALDGWKDGILAIGTFGFDPLKPFNQQYSQKEYLVLESEQEDDDDEAESQEFSLDDEDSDDDDEEDSDDTCADRDEEVNPLMFSSALGHSFKEVITSDQKNDQHVLLSLDGVSLASKDQELAAQVNQSVLSEEKKKAGRTTLADLFLADGDVKMKIDSGKVLAEESINKKTNVRTKKSLSFAKKLIPRVKEEASPIKNLQRLMRRMLKRKIHPEALDAKMNKSEGQKATGGIELVTNTPKKASESVSLLAMQGTNRYHNLSCE from the exons ATGAAG TTATTCAACTGGGTTCATAAAAGGTTTCATCATGATCCTCTCCCAAAGG ATCATGAGTTTGCTCAAAAAGtggaaaagaaaagagatgaactACTCCATAGCAATGACAAGGACACTCAAGCATTACTCAAAAAGGTTGTCCTTATCGATGCGCTTGATGGTTGGAAAGATGGCATTTTAGCAATCGGCACGTTTGGGTTCGATCCTCTAAAACCATTCAACCAGCAATATTCACAGAAAGAGTATCTGGTTCTGGAAAGCGAGCAGGAAGACGATGATGACGAAGCAGAGAGCCAAGAATTTTCACTCGACGACGAAGACAGTGATGACGATGATGAAGAAGACAGTGACGACACTTGTGCTGATCGGGATGAGGAAGTAAACCCTTTGATGTTCTCATCAGCTCTGGGACACAGTTTTAAGGAAGTCATAACCTCTGATCAGAAAAACGACCAGCATGTTCTTCTGTCACTTGACGGTGTTTCTTTGGCTTCGAAAGACCAAGAACTCGCCGCTCAAGTGAACCAATCCGTTCTGAGCgaagagaagaagaaagctgGAAGAACAACACTGGCAGACTTGTTTTTGGCCGATGGTGATGTTAAAATGAAGATTGATTCTGGGAAAGTTTTGGCTGAAGAATCCATTAATAAAAAAACGAATGTTCGAACCAAGAAAAGCCTCTCTTTTGCTAAGAAGCTCATTCCTCGAGTCAAGGAGGAGGCAAGTCCAATTAAGAATCTACAACGA CTGATGCGGAGGATGTTGAAGAGGAAGATTCATCCAGAGGCACTCGATGCCAAGATGAACAAATCAGAGGGTCAGAAAGCAACTGGTGGAATAGAACTTGTCACCAACACGCCAAAGAAAGCCTCCGAATCAGTGTCTTTGCTCGCAATGCAAGGTACGAATAG GTATCACAATCTGAGCTGTGAGTGA